In a single window of the Thermodesulfobacteriota bacterium genome:
- a CDS encoding cytochrome P460 family protein has translation IPLVLIFISFGFLNANIGITESDDPSKMASDLWNKIQGDKYRENWKLWPGKGKFYKGTEPHGMLLTTYLNEAGYQAVEKKEKQLPNGSIVIKENYMPDKTLGAITVMQKIEGYNPEGGDWFWVKFKPDGNPETAEMDGKSMPVAGKVPMCIGCHQASNSGIRYLMTK, from the coding sequence ATTCCGTTAGTTTTGATTTTCATATCCTTTGGTTTTTTAAACGCCAATATTGGGATTACAGAGTCGGATGACCCTTCCAAAATGGCTTCAGATCTCTGGAACAAAATACAAGGTGATAAATACCGAGAGAACTGGAAATTATGGCCTGGTAAGGGGAAGTTCTATAAGGGTACCGAACCCCATGGAATGCTTCTCACTACATATTTGAATGAGGCTGGGTACCAAGCAGTTGAGAAAAAAGAAAAGCAGCTCCCTAATGGATCTATAGTGATTAAGGAAAATTATATGCCTGATAAAACACTAGGGGCAATCACGGTGATGCAGAAAATAGAAGGATATAACCCTGAGGGAGGCGACTGGTTCTGGGTAAAATTTAAACCAGATGGCAATCCTGAGACAGCGGAGATGGATGGCAAAAGTATGCCCGTTGCAGGAAAGGTTCCTATGTGTATTGGTTGTCATCAAGCTTCAAATAGTGGAATACGATATCTCATGACTAAATAA